The genomic region CTGTCGGTCGACAATGTCGAATCGCACAAAGGCTGGATCAACGACATCAACGAAACGCAGGCGACCAGTGTGAATTTTCCGATCCTCGCGGACAGCGACCGGAAGGTGTCGGAACTCTACGACATGATTCACCCGAACGCGAACGAGACGCTGACGGTGCGTTCGCTGTTCGTGATCGATCCGAAGAAGAAGGTGCGCCTGACCATCACCTATCCGGCCAGCACCGGCCGCAACTTCGACGAAGTGCTGCGCGTGATCGATTCGCTGCAGTTGACCGACAACTACAAGGTGGCGACGCCGGGCAACTGGAAGGACGGCGACGACGTGGTGATCGTGCCGTCGCTGAAGGACGAGGACGAACTGAAGCAACGCTTTCCGAAGGGCTACAAGGCGCTGCGTCCGTACCTGCGCCTCACGCCGCAACCGAACAAGCAGTGAGACGGCGCGCGGCGCGAGCCGCGCTTGCCTGCCGGCTTGCCGGCCGCACCAACCGCAACGGGCATCGCCGATCGCGCTGCCCGTTTTGCATGGCGCCTGCCGGCGGCGGGGCCGGGCCTAGCGCCTGAGGGCGGGCCGGGGTCACGAGAACGCCTGGATGCCTGTCTGCGCGCGGCCGAGGATCAGCGCGTGGATGTCGTGGGTGCCCTCGTAGGTGTTGACGACCTCGAGGTTGACCAGGTGGCGCGCCACGCCGAATTCGTCCGAGATGCCGTTGCCGCCGAGCATGTCGCGCGCGAGCCGCGCCACCTCGAGCGCCTTGCCGCACGAGTTGCGCTTCATGATCGAGGTGATCTCGACGGCGGCCGTGCCTTCGTCCTTCATGCGGCCGAGCCGCAGCACCCCCTGCAGGCCCAGCGTGATCTCGGTCTGCATGTCGGCGAGCTTCTTCTGGATCAGCTGGTTGGCCGCGAGCGGGCGCCCGAACTGCTTGCGGTCGAGCACGTACTGGCGCGCCGTGTGCCAGCACGATTCGGCCGCGCCGAGCGCGCCCCACGAAATGCCGTAGCGCGCCGAGTCGAGGCAGGTGAACGGGCCGCGCAGCCCCTTCACGCCGGGCAGGCGGTTTTCCTCGGGCACGAACACCTCGTCGAGCACGATCTCGCCGGTGATCGAGGCGCGCAGCCCGACCTTGCCGTGAATCGCCGGCGCCGACAGCCCCTTCCAGCCCTTCTCGAGAATGAAGCCGCGGATCGCGTCCTCGCCGTTTTCCTCGAGCTTGGCCCACACGATGAACACATCGGCGATCGGCGAATTGGTGATCCACATCTTCGCACCCGACAGCACGTAGCCGCCCGGCACCGGCTTCGCGCGCGTGCTCATGCCGCCCGGGTCCGAGCCGTGGTCAGGCTCGGTCAGCCCGAAGCAGCCGATCCATTCGCCGCTGGCGAGCTTGGGCAGGTATTTCTGCTTCTGCGCCTCGGAGCCGAACGCGTTGATCGGCACCATCACCAGCGACGACTGCACCGACATCATCGAGCGGTAGCCCGAATCGATGCGCTCCACCTCGCGCGCGATCAGCCCGTAGCTGACGTAGTTGAGGCCCGGGCCGCCGTACTGCTCGGGAATCGTCGGGCCGAGCAGCCCGATCTCACCCATCTCGCGGAAGATCGTCGTGTCGGTCTTCTCGTGGCGGAACGCCTCGACCACGCGCGGCGCGAGCTTGCCCTGCGCATAGGCGCGGGCCGCGTCGCGGATCATCCGCTCGTCGTCGCTTAGCTGCTGGTCGAGCAGCAGCGGATCGTCCCATTGGAAAGCGGTGGTGCTCATCGTGTCGGCTCCTTGCTTGACTGGAGTTCCGCACTGCGGAACAATGTTTTGCAATTTTGAGATTGAGTGTACACCGTGTCGAATTTCGCCCGTATCGACGAAGCGCTCGACCAGCGCAAGTTCGTGACGGCGCTCGCGCGCGGGCTCGAACTGCTGCGCGCGTTCCGGCCCGGCGAGCCGCTGCTGGGCAACCGCGACCTGGTCGAGCGCACCGGCTTGCCCAAGGCCACCGTGAACCGCCTTGCCTACACGCTGACTGCGCTCGGCTATCTGCGCTTCGACGCGGCGCTCGGCAAGTACGCGCTCGACGCGGGCGTGCTCTCGCTCGGCTATGCGCTGCTGTCGGGTTCGGGCACGCTCGATCTCGCGCGCCCGCACATGCAGGCGCTGGCGCGCGAGGTCGGGGCGGCTGTTTCACTCGGCTGCCGCGAGGGCCTCGAGATGATCTACCTGGAGACGATCCGCAGCGAGACCGCGCTGACGCTCGGGCTCGCGCCCGGTTCGCGGCTGTCGATGCTGACCAGCTCGATGGGGCGCGCCTATCTGGCGGTGCAGCCGCCCGAGGTGCGTGCGGCGCTGCTCGCCCGGCTGAAGCAGGCGGCAGGGCCGGCGCGCGTGGCGGCCGCGCGCGTGGCCGCGGCCGAGCGCGCGCTCGACGATTTCGCGGCCGATGGCTGCTGTTATTCGTTTCGCGACTGGCATGACGACGTCAACGCGGTGGCGGTGCCGTTTCGCGAGCCGCACCAGGCACGCTGGCTGATCCTCAGCTGCAGCGGGCCGGCCTCGTCGATGGGGGAGGCGCTGTTTCGCGAGCGCATCGGGCCGCAATTGCGCGCGCTCGCGCGCCGGCTCGGCGAGCTCGCCTAGCGCGCGGCGGCCTGCGCGCCGGTGCCGGCGGTGTGCCGCGCGCCAACCCGGCCGCGCGGCGTCAGACCGGCGCGGGCTGGGTGAAGGCCGGCCCCTGCATGAGCCGCACGTCGTACTGGCGCAGCAGCAGGAATTGGGCCTCGTCGATCACGTGATCGAAGATGATCGGAATCCGCACGCGCTGCGCATAGCCGACCAGCGCCTTGACCATCCCGTCGCGCAAGGCGATCGCCGCATCCATCTTGATGTAGTCCGGGCGCGCCATGTCCGACTCGACCGCGAGAATCCGGCCCGGATCGGGCAGCTTGTCGGCCACCTTGAAGCCGTGGTGCTGGTAGCTCCTGGTCAGGTAGCCGAGGAACGTCTTGTGAGCGACGGCGGCGGCCGGCAGCTCGATCACGATGCGCTCGGGGCTCAGCCCGAAGCTGCGCAGCACCGTCGAGAAATGCTTGCCATGATCGTACTTCACGCTTTTGAGCAGCCGCTCGTGAACGCGCAGGAACAGCAACCCGTGGCGCTGCGGCCCGAAGAAGTTGATCGCGTGCAGCGCGCGCGAAAGGCGATCGACGGCCACCAGCGTCGGGTCGTCGGCGATCGCGTCGAACGGATCGTACGGCGCGCCGCTCGCGCGCAGCACGGCCTGGAAACCGAGTTCGTCGCCATAGCGCTCGATCGCGTCGGCGAACGACGAAGATTGCGGCGCGCCGGGCATCGTCACGTCGTAGATCGGCTCGTAGACGCTTTCGAGTGTCAGTCCCGGCAGGCTGGCGATCGCGGTGTCGCCGCCCGGCGCCAGCGCGAGATGTTCGCGCAGGTAGGGCAACTGGCTGGCTCGGTCGACCAGTTCGGGAATGGTGGGCGGGATCATGGATTCGTCGAGTGGGCGAACGGCCGCGACGCGGCGCGATGTCTTCAAGGATAGTAGCAGCGCCCGATTCGTGCGGTTCGGCGTTTTGCTGATATCGATATCGGCGCCGCGCGCTCAGGGTATACGGCGATTTCTCAGTTCGTAATTCATTTTACGATTGGAAATTCCCAGATCGAGGCCCATCGAGCGGTGCAAGCCGGCCTCGAATGCCTGCGCGGCCCGTGGCGCCGCGCCGCTTCCGGAGACACGCGATGCCCCTGATTGCCCTGCGCCAGCCGACGCCTCGCGACGCCGTGGCCGGCCGCCGTGACGGCCCGCCTCGATGCCGGCGCCGCCGCGCCCGCCCCGTGCCCGCCGGGAGCGCGCGATGAGCGCGCCGCAGGCGGGGCCGCGCACGCTCGAGATCGAGCGCGTGATCGACGAGACGCACCGGCCGGGCTTCCAGGCCGCGCTGTTCGCGTTGTGCGGCGCATGCCTCGTGATCGACGGCTTCGACGCGCAGGCGATGGGCTACGTCGCGCCGAGCGTGATCGCCGAGTGGGGCGTCGCGAAGGCCGCGCTCGGACCGGTGTTCAGCGCGAGCCTGTTCGGCATGCTGATCGGCGCGCTGGGGCTGTCGGTGCTGGCCGACCGGATCGGCCGCCGCCCGGTGCTAATCGGCGCGACGCTGTTCTTCGCGCTGGCGATGCTCGCCACGCCGCTGGCCGCCTCGATCACGTCATTGATCGCGCTGCGCTTCGTGACCGGGCTTGGCCTTGGCTGCATCATGCCGAACGCGATGGCGCTGGTCGGCGAGTTCAGCCCGGCCGTGCATCGCGTCAAGCGCATGATGTTCGTGTCGTGCGGCTTCACGCTGGGCGCCGCGCTCGGCGGGTTCGTCAGCGCCGCGCTGATCCCGGCCCTCGGCTGGCGCGCGGTGTTCGTGGCGGGCGGGGCGGTGCCGCTCGCGCTGGCGCTGGCGATGCTTGCCTGGCTGCCGGAATCGCTGCAGTTCCTGGTGCTGAAGGCACGCATGGCGCGCGCCCGCGCCTGGCTCGCGGCGTTCGCGCCGGCGCTTGAGATCGACGCGCGGACGCGGCTCGTGGTGCGCGAGCCGGCCGCTGGCGCCGCGCCCGTCGCCGAGCTGTTCCGCGCGGGCCGGCTGCCCGTCACGCTGCTGCTCTGGGCGATCAGCTTTCTGAACCTGATCGATTTGTATTTCCTGTCGAACTGGCTGCCCACCGTGATGCGCGACGCCGGCCATTCGTCGCAGGCGGCCGTGATCGTCGGCACCGCGCTGCAGACGGGCGGCGTGGCCGGCACGCTGCTGCTGGGCGGGTTCATCGAGCGCCATGGTTTCGTGCGCGTGCTGTCCGCCTGCTTCGTCTGCGCCGCCTTGTCGGTGGCGGCGATCGGCGCGGTGGCGGGCTCGCTGCCGTGGCTGCTGGTGGCGGTGTTCGCCGGCGGCTTCTGCGTGGTGGGCGGGCAGCCGGCTGTCAACGCGCTGGCCGGCCACTATTATCCGACCGCGCTGCGCTCGACCGGAATCGGCTGGAGCCTTGGGGTGGGCCGCATCGGCTCGGTGCTCGGGCCGCTCGTGGGCGGCCAGCTGATCGCGCTCGGCTGGTCGAACGGCGCGCTGTTTCTCGCCGCCGCGCTGCCGGTGCTGGCCTCGGCATTGTTCGTGCTGAGCCTCGGCCTGGCCACGCGGCCGGCCGATGGCCAGGCGCGGCGCACGGTGTGAGATGCGAATCGGGCTCGAACGGCGACGCGGCCGGTGATTGGCGCCCGCTTCAGACCTCGCGTGCGGCCGCCGCCGGCAGGCGCCGGCGTTCCCACCACGCGGCGATCACGAACATCAGCGAGGTGGCCACCATCACGCCCACCAGCGCGTCGTCGCCCCAGGCGTTCATCAGCGAGCCGGCGA from Burkholderia glumae LMG 2196 = ATCC 33617 harbors:
- a CDS encoding peroxiredoxin; the protein is MSLRLGDTAPDFEQDSSLGRIKFHEWLGDSWGVLFSHPADYTPVCTTELGLTAKLKDEFEKRNVKAIALSVDNVESHKGWINDINETQATSVNFPILADSDRKVSELYDMIHPNANETLTVRSLFVIDPKKKVRLTITYPASTGRNFDEVLRVIDSLQLTDNYKVATPGNWKDGDDVVIVPSLKDEDELKQRFPKGYKALRPYLRLTPQPNKQ
- a CDS encoding acyl-CoA dehydrogenase, whose product is MSTTAFQWDDPLLLDQQLSDDERMIRDAARAYAQGKLAPRVVEAFRHEKTDTTIFREMGEIGLLGPTIPEQYGGPGLNYVSYGLIAREVERIDSGYRSMMSVQSSLVMVPINAFGSEAQKQKYLPKLASGEWIGCFGLTEPDHGSDPGGMSTRAKPVPGGYVLSGAKMWITNSPIADVFIVWAKLEENGEDAIRGFILEKGWKGLSAPAIHGKVGLRASITGEIVLDEVFVPEENRLPGVKGLRGPFTCLDSARYGISWGALGAAESCWHTARQYVLDRKQFGRPLAANQLIQKKLADMQTEITLGLQGVLRLGRMKDEGTAAVEITSIMKRNSCGKALEVARLARDMLGGNGISDEFGVARHLVNLEVVNTYEGTHDIHALILGRAQTGIQAFS
- a CDS encoding IclR family transcriptional regulator produces the protein MYTVSNFARIDEALDQRKFVTALARGLELLRAFRPGEPLLGNRDLVERTGLPKATVNRLAYTLTALGYLRFDAALGKYALDAGVLSLGYALLSGSGTLDLARPHMQALAREVGAAVSLGCREGLEMIYLETIRSETALTLGLAPGSRLSMLTSSMGRAYLAVQPPEVRAALLARLKQAAGPARVAAARVAAAERALDDFAADGCCYSFRDWHDDVNAVAVPFREPHQARWLILSCSGPASSMGEALFRERIGPQLRALARRLGELA
- a CDS encoding EAL domain-containing protein encodes the protein MIPPTIPELVDRASQLPYLREHLALAPGGDTAIASLPGLTLESVYEPIYDVTMPGAPQSSSFADAIERYGDELGFQAVLRASGAPYDPFDAIADDPTLVAVDRLSRALHAINFFGPQRHGLLFLRVHERLLKSVKYDHGKHFSTVLRSFGLSPERIVIELPAAAVAHKTFLGYLTRSYQHHGFKVADKLPDPGRILAVESDMARPDYIKMDAAIALRDGMVKALVGYAQRVRIPIIFDHVIDEAQFLLLRQYDVRLMQGPAFTQPAPV
- a CDS encoding MFS transporter, encoding MSAPQAGPRTLEIERVIDETHRPGFQAALFALCGACLVIDGFDAQAMGYVAPSVIAEWGVAKAALGPVFSASLFGMLIGALGLSVLADRIGRRPVLIGATLFFALAMLATPLAASITSLIALRFVTGLGLGCIMPNAMALVGEFSPAVHRVKRMMFVSCGFTLGAALGGFVSAALIPALGWRAVFVAGGAVPLALALAMLAWLPESLQFLVLKARMARARAWLAAFAPALEIDARTRLVVREPAAGAAPVAELFRAGRLPVTLLLWAISFLNLIDLYFLSNWLPTVMRDAGHSSQAAVIVGTALQTGGVAGTLLLGGFIERHGFVRVLSACFVCAALSVAAIGAVAGSLPWLLVAVFAGGFCVVGGQPAVNALAGHYYPTALRSTGIGWSLGVGRIGSVLGPLVGGQLIALGWSNGALFLAAALPVLASALFVLSLGLATRPADGQARRTV